Proteins from a single region of Synchiropus splendidus isolate RoL2022-P1 chromosome 3, RoL_Sspl_1.0, whole genome shotgun sequence:
- the LOC128756391 gene encoding transmembrane protein 236-like, with amino-acid sequence MGSGSTLKFAVCEVLQFAGLSVPLLIIMQRFAVIVAKVKSSVDPVGDSNTAYWLIVAASIAYVTSTALLVWVPLKFMVFTKMKILIGRKKWRPVALVYVILSTLPCFTFLIASSEVQIRNKLRHDTFTELPVSLVLFSLICIDVVERIRHCTLTGRANGGCRDPDIPTSGLTHVEQVASVRPAVPGQPVAASLPQNLVHDRNQTRASRPESNGTGPLRPGNTGRPFCISGLNLGDTPEQTTSPHDYTGPLRFLCASDSRAEVFVDGFMFWLDTVEMTRVAGHPLICYSGWAFPIYVLCYLSCLRVVVMPHSPLLSTLGVVLQDFPFFFVRVCLVVIFGYVTPILYMMKNLLVCLAFIYFNFMTKLRVFNTERMYF; translated from the exons ATGGGCTCGGGCAGCACGCTGAAGTTCGCGGTGTGTGAGGTCCTGCAATTTGCGGGTCTCAGTGTGCCGCTCTTGATCATCATGCAGAGGTTTGCGGTCATTGTCGCCAAAGTGAAAAGTTCTGTGGATCCCGTTGgcgacagcaacactgcctaCTGGTTGATCGTGGCAGCCTCTATTGCCTACGTCACCTCGACTGCTCTTCTGGTCTGGGTGCCCCTCAAGTTTATGGTGTTTACCAAGATGAAGATTCTCATTGGAAGAAAGAAATG GAGGCCTGTGGCTCTTGTGTATGTGATCCTCTCGACATTACCCTGTTTCACCTTCCTCATTGCCAGCTCAGAG GTTCAGATCCGTAACAAACTGAGGCACGACACGTTCACGGAGCTCCCTGTGTCCCTTGTTCTCTTCTCCCTCATCTGCATCGATGTGGTGGAAAGAATACGACACTGCACTCTCACTGGCCGTG CTAATGGTGGTTGCAGAGATCCTGACATCCCGACCTCCGGCCTCACACATGTGGAGCAGGTAGCATCTGTCAGGCCTGCAGTACCTGGGCAGCCTGTCGCTGCTTCCTTACCGCAAAATCTGGTCCATGACAGAAATCAGACGAGAGCCAGTCGACCAGAGTCTAATGGAACTGGCCCTCTGCGGCCTGGCAACACTGGAAGGCCATTTTGCATATCTGGGTTGAACTTGGGGGACACACCAGAACAAACCACGTCTCCTCATGACTATACAGGTCCCCTGCGGTTTCTCTGTGCCAGTGATAGCCGTGCTGAGGTTTTTGTTGATGGCTTCATGTTCTGGCTGGACACAGTGGAGATGACCAGGGTAGCAGGACACCCCTTGATCTGCTACTCCGGATGGGCGTTCCCCATATATGTGTTGTGCTACCTGTCCTGCTTGCGGGTGGTTGTGATGCCCCACAGCCCACTGCTCTCAACACTTGGAGTAGTCCTGCaagattttccttttttctttgtgCGTGTTTGCCTTGTTGTAATATTCGGTTatgtcacacctatcctctacATGATGAAGAACCTGTTGGTGTGTCTGGCATTCATTTACTTCAACTTCATGACCAAGCTGAGAGTCTTCAACACAGAGAGGATGTACTTTTGA
- the LOC128755781 gene encoding zinc transporter ZIP12-like isoform X2 produces MLSRRVVSSLLSLLCLLLGVLEAEGHEQGHIQDVLRALDLPASNKPYFQKNDVGVLISKLLRVLHCREWNTGNCDTCLTPDVALSVLVDDGRSYITEDNFQRVNTVLLFYILNWQNLCSSPAGLPSFLSSPSSTKKFQFYLSALTSLHPTEDNNFLSLGEAEMILQLISRHSDQTDGSFECVDAAHIFKDVGVKEKPGADVTSVPRLATAIISHVLQGHCFKRRKLPSPAFFTNYIFRSFNRTSNLQILEELLHQLGVGREDEEHSHEKKRRSTDTLELPQGGGIQDAESFSNEWAQVCFSANQLVDIFALDPLLPISTEHFRQVCPAIIQQLLGNACVLVEEKTRGALPTDLEKYGYSTAAVLLVTLGSMLGICLIFFNSCKETYTLILQLFVGLAVGTLSGDALLHLIPQILGLHDHAHSPDDLHSAEGKDYLWKILGCIAGVYSFFLIERLFSFFVPGHGHSHNNGLPSELRGNSQSQRGKSISTVQLGPVDEMECTEISPEPADTESTSQQRRGVPLLAVMVIVGDSLHNFADGLVIGAAFSSSAETGMATTVAILCHEIPHEMGDFAVLLSSGLSVKTAVLMNFLSALTAFLGLYIGLLVSAESEVQQWIFTVTAGIFLYISLVEMLPEMSRVKSSRPCVVFLLQNLGLLMGWTCLLLLALFEHELRF; encoded by the exons ATGTTGTCCAGGAGAGTTGTGTCGTCTCTTCTGTCGCTCCTCTGTCTGCTGCTGGGGGTCCTAGAGGCAGAGGGGCACGAGCAAGGACATATTCAGGATGTTCTCAGGGCCTTGGATCTGCCAGCCAGCAACAAGCCTTATTTTCAGAAGAACGACGTCGGAGTCCTGATTTCGAAGCTGCTTCGAGTGTTGCACTGTCGCGAATGGAACACGGGAAACTGTGACACA TGCCTAACACCTGACGTGGCTCTCTCAGTACTGGTGGATGATGGGAGATCGTATATTACCGAAGACAACTTCCAGCGTGTGAACACCGTTTTGCTCTTCTACATCCTCAACTGGCAAAATCTGTGTTCATCACCGGCTGGATTGCCATCCTTCCTCTCTTCCCCATCGTCGACAAAGAAATTCCAGTTCTACCTCTCCGCGCTCACAAGCTTACATCCAACCGAGGACAACAACTTTCTGTCTCTTGGTGAAGCTGAGATGATTCTGCAGCTCATCAGTAGACACTCCGACCAAACCGATGGATCCTTTGAA TGTGTTGATGCTGCCCACATCTTCAAAGACGTTGGCGTGAAAGAAAAGCCCGGTGCCGACGTGACCTCGGTGCCCAGACTAGCAACAGCCATCATCAGCCATGTCCTGCAGGGTCACTGCTTCAAAAGGAGGAAACTGCCGTCCCCGGCTTTCTTTACCAACTACATCTTCCGATCATTTAACCGCACAAGTAACTTGCAAATTCTTG AGGAGCTGCTCCATCAGCTGGGAGTCGGTCGAGAGGACGAGGAACACTCTCacgagaagaagagaagaagcacAGACACTCTGGAGCTTCCTCAGGGCGGAGGGATCCAGGACGCTGAGTCTTTCAGCAATGAATGGGCACAG gtGTGTTTTTCGGCCAATCAGCTGGTGGATATTTTTGCGCTGGATCCTCTTTTGCCGATTTCcacagaacacttcagacaagtttgTCCCGCCATCAttcagcagttgctgggcaacGCCTGCGTCCTAGTGGAGGAGAAGACCAGAGGAGCTCTTCCTACTGACCTGGAGA agTATGGCTACAGCACTGCTGCCGTCCTGCTGGTCACACTGGGCTCCATGCTCGGCATCTGCCTCATCTTCTTCAACTCTTGCAAGGAAACGTACACACTCATCCTGCAGCTGTTTGTGGGCTTAGCAGTGGGAACTCTTTCAGGAGATGCGTTGCTGCACCTCATTCCGCAG ATCCTGGGCCTCCATGATCACGCTCACAGCCCTGATGACCTGCACTCTGCTGAGGGCAAAGACTATCTGTGGAAGATACTCGGCTGCATCGCTGGCGTCTACAGCTTCTTCCTGATTGAGAGATTATTCTCCTTTTTTGTCCCTGGTCACGGACAT AGTCATAACAATGGACTTCCCTCTGAGCTCAGAGGCAACAGTCAGTCACAGAGAGGGAAGTCCATCTCCACTGTCCAGCTG GGGCCGGTGGATGAGATGGAGTGCACAGAAATATCTCCGGAGCCCGCGGACACAGAGAGCACCTCTCAGCAGC GACGAGGCGTCCCTTTGCTGGCCGTGATGGTAATTGTGGGCGACAGccttcataactttgcagatgGCCTGGTTATCGGCGcggccttctcctcctctgcagagACTGGCATGGCAACCACAGTGGCTATCCTGTGCCACGAGATACCGCACGAGATGG GAGATTTTGCTGTGCTGTTGAGCTCTGGACTTAGTGTTAAAACAGCCGTGTTGATGAACTTCCTCAGCGCTCTCACTGCCTTCCTGGGCCTTTACATCGGCCTGCTTGTTTCTGCCGAGTCAGAAGTTCAACAGTGGATCTTCACCGTCACAGCCGGGATTTTCCTTTACATTTCACTGGTTGAAATG CTCCCAGAGATGAGTCGAGTGAAGTCCAGCCGGCCGTGTGTGGTGTTCCTCCTGCAGAACCTGGGTCTCCTGATGGGCTGGACCTGTCTCTTGCTGCTGGCATTATTTGAACATGAACTGCGATTCTGA
- the LOC128755781 gene encoding zinc transporter ZIP12-like isoform X1 gives MLSRRVVSSLLSLLCLLLGVLEAEGHEQGHIQDVLRALDLPASNKPYFQKNDVGVLISKLLRVLHCREWNTGNCDTCLTPDVALSVLVDDGRSYITEDNFQRVNTVLLFYILNWQNLCSSPAGLPSFLSSPSSTKKFQFYLSALTSLHPTEDNNFLSLGEAEMILQLISRHSDQTDGSFECVDAAHIFKDVGVKEKPGADVTSVPRLATAIISHVLQGHCFKRRKLPSPAFFTNYIFRSFNRTSNLQILDLEELLHQLGVGREDEEHSHEKKRRSTDTLELPQGGGIQDAESFSNEWAQVCFSANQLVDIFALDPLLPISTEHFRQVCPAIIQQLLGNACVLVEEKTRGALPTDLEKYGYSTAAVLLVTLGSMLGICLIFFNSCKETYTLILQLFVGLAVGTLSGDALLHLIPQILGLHDHAHSPDDLHSAEGKDYLWKILGCIAGVYSFFLIERLFSFFVPGHGHSHNNGLPSELRGNSQSQRGKSISTVQLGPVDEMECTEISPEPADTESTSQQRRGVPLLAVMVIVGDSLHNFADGLVIGAAFSSSAETGMATTVAILCHEIPHEMGDFAVLLSSGLSVKTAVLMNFLSALTAFLGLYIGLLVSAESEVQQWIFTVTAGIFLYISLVEMLPEMSRVKSSRPCVVFLLQNLGLLMGWTCLLLLALFEHELRF, from the exons ATGTTGTCCAGGAGAGTTGTGTCGTCTCTTCTGTCGCTCCTCTGTCTGCTGCTGGGGGTCCTAGAGGCAGAGGGGCACGAGCAAGGACATATTCAGGATGTTCTCAGGGCCTTGGATCTGCCAGCCAGCAACAAGCCTTATTTTCAGAAGAACGACGTCGGAGTCCTGATTTCGAAGCTGCTTCGAGTGTTGCACTGTCGCGAATGGAACACGGGAAACTGTGACACA TGCCTAACACCTGACGTGGCTCTCTCAGTACTGGTGGATGATGGGAGATCGTATATTACCGAAGACAACTTCCAGCGTGTGAACACCGTTTTGCTCTTCTACATCCTCAACTGGCAAAATCTGTGTTCATCACCGGCTGGATTGCCATCCTTCCTCTCTTCCCCATCGTCGACAAAGAAATTCCAGTTCTACCTCTCCGCGCTCACAAGCTTACATCCAACCGAGGACAACAACTTTCTGTCTCTTGGTGAAGCTGAGATGATTCTGCAGCTCATCAGTAGACACTCCGACCAAACCGATGGATCCTTTGAA TGTGTTGATGCTGCCCACATCTTCAAAGACGTTGGCGTGAAAGAAAAGCCCGGTGCCGACGTGACCTCGGTGCCCAGACTAGCAACAGCCATCATCAGCCATGTCCTGCAGGGTCACTGCTTCAAAAGGAGGAAACTGCCGTCCCCGGCTTTCTTTACCAACTACATCTTCCGATCATTTAACCGCACAAGTAACTTGCAAATTCTTG ATTTAGAGGAGCTGCTCCATCAGCTGGGAGTCGGTCGAGAGGACGAGGAACACTCTCacgagaagaagagaagaagcacAGACACTCTGGAGCTTCCTCAGGGCGGAGGGATCCAGGACGCTGAGTCTTTCAGCAATGAATGGGCACAG gtGTGTTTTTCGGCCAATCAGCTGGTGGATATTTTTGCGCTGGATCCTCTTTTGCCGATTTCcacagaacacttcagacaagtttgTCCCGCCATCAttcagcagttgctgggcaacGCCTGCGTCCTAGTGGAGGAGAAGACCAGAGGAGCTCTTCCTACTGACCTGGAGA agTATGGCTACAGCACTGCTGCCGTCCTGCTGGTCACACTGGGCTCCATGCTCGGCATCTGCCTCATCTTCTTCAACTCTTGCAAGGAAACGTACACACTCATCCTGCAGCTGTTTGTGGGCTTAGCAGTGGGAACTCTTTCAGGAGATGCGTTGCTGCACCTCATTCCGCAG ATCCTGGGCCTCCATGATCACGCTCACAGCCCTGATGACCTGCACTCTGCTGAGGGCAAAGACTATCTGTGGAAGATACTCGGCTGCATCGCTGGCGTCTACAGCTTCTTCCTGATTGAGAGATTATTCTCCTTTTTTGTCCCTGGTCACGGACAT AGTCATAACAATGGACTTCCCTCTGAGCTCAGAGGCAACAGTCAGTCACAGAGAGGGAAGTCCATCTCCACTGTCCAGCTG GGGCCGGTGGATGAGATGGAGTGCACAGAAATATCTCCGGAGCCCGCGGACACAGAGAGCACCTCTCAGCAGC GACGAGGCGTCCCTTTGCTGGCCGTGATGGTAATTGTGGGCGACAGccttcataactttgcagatgGCCTGGTTATCGGCGcggccttctcctcctctgcagagACTGGCATGGCAACCACAGTGGCTATCCTGTGCCACGAGATACCGCACGAGATGG GAGATTTTGCTGTGCTGTTGAGCTCTGGACTTAGTGTTAAAACAGCCGTGTTGATGAACTTCCTCAGCGCTCTCACTGCCTTCCTGGGCCTTTACATCGGCCTGCTTGTTTCTGCCGAGTCAGAAGTTCAACAGTGGATCTTCACCGTCACAGCCGGGATTTTCCTTTACATTTCACTGGTTGAAATG CTCCCAGAGATGAGTCGAGTGAAGTCCAGCCGGCCGTGTGTGGTGTTCCTCCTGCAGAACCTGGGTCTCCTGATGGGCTGGACCTGTCTCTTGCTGCTGGCATTATTTGAACATGAACTGCGATTCTGA